Proteins encoded within one genomic window of Mya arenaria isolate MELC-2E11 chromosome 13, ASM2691426v1:
- the LOC128214438 gene encoding uncharacterized protein LOC128214438: MFAPPLLRLSNMADELLKRLCTVIEVLILVVLIAMLCIVWTKPDCRHTDSDSEECLFAYDGAEKQEQIQTETIIKVDSTEPSCPKYNLEKRLIERVIKNEVEIKHLHDDISTVREEIGEMTRRINQLDLASGFRFEQLSQSLIENMTRSLAELETARDMVTEMTRLKGASIWPPKIQFTANSPFDKYLDNGQTIVLKNVVINDGQGYDPNTGIFTCPFSGLYTFSFQHCVHRGKYSHVGIVKDNTLLIAGVAFGTEWYPCSSMQAFVSLKKGEKVWSKANWESFLFHSETRWTSLSGVLLRSES; the protein is encoded by the exons ATGTTTGCGCCTCCTCTTTTGCGCCTTTCAAACATGGCAGACGAACTGCTTAAGAGATTGTGTACAGTCATTGAAGTGTTAATACTTGTCGTTCTTATTGCAATGCTCTGCATTGTGTGGACCAAGCCGGACTGTAGGCACACAGACAGTGACTCAGAG GAATGTTTGTTTGCATACGATGGAGCTGAGAAACAGGAGCAAATTCAAACAGAAACAATCATAAAAG TGGATTCTACGGAACCTTCGTGTCCTAAATACAACCTTGAAAAAAGACTCATTGAACGCGTGATTAAGAATGAAGTGGAAATAAAACACCTGCATGACGATATATCAACGGTTCGTGAAGAGATCGGGGAGATGACCCGCAGGATTAATCAGTTGGATCTCGCCTCTGGTTTCCGCTTTGAGCAGTTGTCCCAGAGTCTAATAGAGAACATGACGCGTTCTCTCGCGGAGCTTGAAACTGCCCGAGATATGGTGACAGAAATGACCCGGCTCAAAG GAGCCAGTATATGGCCGCCAAAAATACAGTTCACTGCCAATAGCCCATTTGACAAATATTTGGACAATGGACAAACTATAGTGCTAAAGAATGTGGTCATCAACGATGGTCAAGGGTACGACCCAAATACAGGCATATTCACGTGTCCCTTCAGCGGTCTTTACACATTCTCTTTCCAACACTGTGTGCACAGGGGAAAATATTCTCACGTCGGCATAGTGAAGGACAATACCCTGCTCATTGCTGGTGTAGCGTTTGGTACCGAGTGGTACCCTTGTAGTTCTATGCAAGCGTTTGTCAGTCTGAAGAAAGGTGAGAAGGTTTGGAGCAAGGCCAACTGGGAAAGCTTCCTTTTCCATAGTGAAACAAGGTGGACAAGTCTTAGTGGGGTATTGCTGCGTTCTGAATCTTGA
- the LOC128213770 gene encoding protein GVQW3-like, whose product MASSDRIEARAVIKFCSELGKTPTQTYKMIQTTSVKNSVSRSLVFEWHRRFRDGRESLKDDEGRGRKKKYGATLVTSIADALAKDRRLKVRTLSEMFGVGYGTIHRILTEDLQMSKVHARWVPRLLQDHEKELRVRDSRTF is encoded by the exons ATGGCGTCATCAGATCGCATCGAAGCTCGGGCAGTTATAAAATTTTGTAGTGAATTAGGGAAAACGCCGACACAAACCTACAAGATGATACAGACGACAAGTGTAAAGAACAGTGTCAGTCGCAGTCTGGTTTTTGAATGGCATCGGCGTTTCCGCGACGGCAGAGAGAGCCTTAAAGATGATGAGGGTAGaggaagaaaaaagaaatacggTGCGACGTTGGTGACGTCAATCGCTGACGCATTAGCAAAGGACCGACGGTTAAAGGTCAGGACGTTGTCGGAGATGTTCGGTGTTGGCTATGGAACAATTCATAGAATACTTACTGAGGATCTACAAATGTCGAAG GTTCATGCACGCTGGGTTCCACGCCTGTTACAAGACCATGAAAAAGAACTCCGTGTCCGTGATTCTAGAACTTTCTAG